Proteins encoded together in one Clostridiisalibacter paucivorans DSM 22131 window:
- a CDS encoding GNAT family N-acetyltransferase: protein MRSNKVLDQVSKIEDMEIQLTKFNSKRALSKIDKRLEVRKIGNCSLIYEPNSPNSIYYNRVKGFGMKDIDKLDQILDIYREQNIIPCFDMTPNNINGEVSTALFNHGYTVFEQLAFMQVIPKVYEGSINEIDIVEVTKENAEEFVNIVIESNGGMDIDASVIKRRAPYFYKPNFYNFISYIGGKVAGIGSLFINNKEGYIANDYSFKDFREKGSQKALLMYRINKAKELGLEKLYTDVEFGSISHNNMQKLGLETVFVNSYWTK from the coding sequence ATGCGTAGTAATAAAGTACTAGACCAAGTAAGTAAAATAGAGGATATGGAAATTCAATTAACTAAATTCAATTCCAAAAGGGCTCTTTCAAAAATTGATAAAAGGTTAGAGGTAAGGAAAATAGGAAACTGCAGTTTAATTTACGAACCTAACAGTCCTAACTCCATTTATTATAATAGAGTAAAGGGATTTGGAATGAAAGATATAGATAAACTAGATCAGATACTGGATATATACAGAGAACAAAACATAATTCCATGCTTTGATATGACACCTAACAATATTAATGGAGAAGTTTCAACAGCCTTGTTTAATCATGGTTATACAGTTTTTGAGCAGTTAGCATTTATGCAGGTAATTCCTAAGGTGTATGAAGGCTCTATAAATGAAATAGATATAGTTGAAGTAACAAAAGAAAATGCTGAAGAATTCGTAAACATAGTAATAGAATCCAATGGTGGTATGGACATTGATGCATCGGTAATAAAAAGAAGAGCACCATATTTTTATAAGCCTAACTTTTACAATTTTATTTCCTATATTGGAGGGAAGGTCGCGGGTATTGGCTCGCTTTTTATCAATAATAAAGAAGGATACATTGCTAATGATTACTCTTTTAAAGATTTTAGAGAAAAGGGAAGTCAAAAAGCATTATTAATGTACAGGATTAATAAAGCAAAAGAGTTGGGATTGGAAAAATTGTATACAGATGTAGAGTTTGGTTCTATCAGTCATAATAACATGCAAAAACTGGGACTTGAAACTGTATTCGTTAATTCATATTGGACCAAATAA
- the rsgA gene encoding ribosome small subunit-dependent GTPase A, producing MNKIDMTNLGLNKRFITESTLYKELYIGRVISEYKNLYKVVTEDGELTAEISGKLRFKVKNVSDYPAVGDFVMIDRTEDISGNAIIHTILTRKSAFIRKAAGTSNDNQIVASNIDTVFICMSLNNDFNIRRIERYLGIAWDSGAKPVIVLTKSDLCKDLSEKLTEIDTVAMGVDVIVTSSMSEDGYLPIKSYLGSGKTIAFIGSSGVGKSTLINKVIGENILETNGIRNDDKGRHTTTRREMIVIPNGGVVIDTPGMREIGIESVDLSKTFTDIDELSAKCKFSDCTHSNEPKCAVQEAIRAGLLSKDRLESYLKLKKEAKYEGLNSRQIENEKLNEIFKEFGGMKSARKMLKEKSKSR from the coding sequence TTGAATAAAATAGATATGACGAATTTAGGGCTTAATAAAAGATTTATAACTGAGTCTACTTTATATAAAGAGCTTTATATTGGGAGAGTTATTTCGGAGTACAAAAACCTATACAAGGTTGTAACAGAAGATGGTGAATTAACAGCAGAAATTTCTGGTAAGCTTCGTTTTAAGGTAAAAAATGTCTCCGATTATCCCGCAGTAGGGGATTTTGTTATGATAGATCGAACAGAAGATATCAGTGGAAACGCAATTATTCATACCATACTCACAAGAAAAAGTGCCTTTATTAGAAAGGCAGCAGGAACATCAAATGATAATCAAATTGTAGCTTCAAATATTGATACGGTTTTTATTTGTATGTCTCTTAATAATGATTTTAATATTCGTAGAATAGAACGTTACCTTGGAATTGCCTGGGATAGTGGAGCAAAGCCTGTCATTGTGCTTACTAAATCAGATTTGTGCAAGGATCTTTCTGAAAAGCTGACAGAAATTGATACTGTAGCAATGGGAGTAGATGTAATAGTTACTTCAAGTATGAGTGAGGATGGCTACTTGCCAATAAAAAGTTATCTTGGCAGTGGAAAGACTATTGCATTTATAGGATCATCAGGTGTTGGAAAGTCTACTTTGATTAATAAGGTTATTGGTGAAAATATTCTTGAAACTAATGGAATACGAAATGATGATAAAGGCAGACACACTACAACCAGGCGAGAGATGATTGTCATCCCAAATGGTGGTGTTGTTATTGACACTCCAGGAATGAGGGAAATAGGAATTGAAAGTGTTGATTTATCAAAAACCTTTACTGACATTGATGAGTTGTCGGCTAAGTGTAAGTTTAGCGACTGTACCCATTCTAATGAGCCAAAATGTGCGGTGCAAGAGGCCATAAGAGCTGGATTACTATCCAAAGATAGGCTTGAGAGCTATCTGAAACTCAAAAAAGAAGCTAAATATGAAGGATTAAATTCTAGGCAAATAGAAAATGAAAAGCTTAATGAAATTTTCAAGGAATTTGGCGGCATGAAGAGTGCCCGAAAGATGCTGAAAGAGAAGAGTAAGTCAAGGTAG